The Purpureocillium takamizusanense chromosome 11, complete sequence region TTACGGAGGCCATGCAAGCATCGCCAGTTTTTACAGCAagccccgtcccgtccggaTCGTGTCTAGGTACCAAGGTATCTCTGTCGCGCCCCGTCTGCCATTCATGATCACAACGTCGGCATCAAGTCCACACGGGTGGGTGCAAGACAGCCCATATGCTGCTGCAAGCCTCTCGGCGAGCCAGAAATAGCAGcgatcccccctcccctcatGCACAATCGAGCGCATTCGACGAATAAGTCCCCGgtgacggccgtggcggccgcgcgctgcCCAATAcagcgcctgctgcccgcccgaccgGCTGCTGGGGTTCGGCAAGGTAGGTATGTACTATAGGTACGTAGGTAACgaatgcgccgccgcatctcagcaagggcggcgacgacactAGGCCTGACTGCGCGTCGCAGAACCGGCACCGGGAGAGGTGGACATGGTCCGAAGAGAAatcggacggacggacgttTGCTGGCCAGCTCCTGGCGCGCACGCAACATCACACACAGAATATCTGCTGCCCAGCCCGGGTACCTAACTATTGGCagagcagccgcagcagcagcagcagcagcggtcggCCAGTCAagcttggcagcggcgggcaatctatgtacttcgtacatggcGCCGTTCAATCTTCTGGGTCCAGGGGTGGGTTTGGACCCCGGttggcatcgtcgtctggACCGGGAAGGAGcccagcccaccaccactgtCCCTGTCGGCCGACCGGGACCCTACTaagtgggcggcggccctcttCGTACCTGGTAGTAACTTTGGTAATTAGTTGGACGTCCAGCCAGACGATGCCAGCTGAAGTCAGTCGTGACAGGAACAAGACAGAAACCTCGGGTACGTACTTGTTCTTTCCATCTTTTTCTCTCTGCATGCTCTTTGTTTCCCTCCTGCCCGCCGCATATTGCCCGGGGACCCGCTCggccatccacccacccccctcaATGCACAAAAcacctccatccatccatccattgaATACCCCGTTGCCGTGCGGTACGGACGAGCATCACATCGCGCTACGGGGACCCAGCGAACCGAACCAAACTTTCCATGCCCATCCAGCGGGGTTCGTTCAGTCGGTTCGGTTCGTTGGCTCCGGTGGTTGGCGACGATTCGTTCGTTCAGTCTCGTGTGtgtttgtcgtcgtcttcgttgAACAGCGACACAATATCCGACGGCCGGGGGGTGTGGATGTTACGCagcggggacggggaggaggtggagTGAGGAGCGAAAGGGGGGTCCGCACTCGCACCCGCACTCGTTGGagcaagcaaagcaaagcaaagcaaagcatGAAAGTCGCACGCCCaaccactgctgctgctgccgctgcacaCGCCCGCAccccaacagcagcagcaacagcagcagcagcaggatcgTGATCCTTCGAGCCCACGAGGTCAGCGGCTGCATGCAATAGCCAcgtttcccccccttcttctgTCGTGGTCGCCTTGGGGGTGGAAttttccttttcttcttctttttcgcctcctcttcctcttctggccgccgtggggtCCAGGGCCCTTCCCCTTTCTCCTTTTTCTACATGCTACTAATTTTCGTGCGCCTACCTTGGGATTTGGAATTACACCACTACGTAGGTACGGAGTACCCCTCGTGCATTAGGGGGGTAGTGTTCCCTATCTtgctacctaggtactaccCATGTCTGGGTTCGGGCTTGTCTGCCGTCGTCAATAGTCTCGCCTCGCTACCGGGAATATGCGGCGAATAACTGGCGCGTCCCTGGCCCCCTTCGGGGATGCGCAGGGTCCTGACAGACTCGTCGTGTTGGGCCGGGCGTGCTTGATATACGATGCAGCATGTTTCTCACATCACATTCGTGACCCGACAGTCGCGAGTTGCGAGCAGCTTGATTCCACAGCTCAGACAGTGAGAATAGGATGGTATTTGCGCTTGTGTATGTATGTTGTAGCTGCACAACCGGGTAGATTCGCAGAAAAAGTTTTACACGCCCGCCAACAACGCGCTGATTAAAACACCGTATTTACAGGGTGAATCGGAAGCTCGGGTGCCAGTCGCCCATGTTGAGCCTgtcctcctcgggcagcgagagtcgctcgtcgcgctcgcccttctccctcttccGGTTCTCCCTCCACATAAGCCCGGCCATGATGGTAGCGCAGATAGCGCCGAACCACATCATgcccacggcgacgccgtaGCCCGTCTTATAGAGcggcttctcctccttgatgAAAATGAAGGCGCCGATGATGCCCGCGAGATTGCCAATCATGAcctgcgacgaggcgccaAACGATCGCTTCCAATGGCCCGACAGGTTGTTCTGCAGCCAGGCCAGACACATAGGCGTAATCATATAagcgccgccaaagacgaggaagacggcggcgaactTATAGTCGCGCGACTTGCCCTCCTGAGCGAGCAGCATAGCGTATCCGACGGTCGAGAGgcacgcgccgccaaagatgAAGCCGAATCGGTGCTTAAGGCGGTCCGACGCCCACGCGCCGATTAACATCATGCCCGCGGCAAAGACGTAGACAGGGATAGTACGGATttgcgcctcctcggccttccAGTTGAACTCGAGCAGGATAgtcggcaagaagaaggttCCGGACAGACCGGCCACCGACACACCCATATAGACAAAGGCAGCGAGCCAAATCTTATAGTCGCGGAGAATACGGCGAACGGCAAACTTATTGAGACTGTCCATGCGGCAAACATCACCGACGTCGGCTGCCATGCGTCGGCGCAAGAGCTCTTTCTCCTCGGCGTTGAGATAACGAGTCTGCTCGGGCCAGTCGATGATGACAAAGGACAGGATGATAGCGAGCGCCGACGTGATGGCGCCCTCGATGATAAAGATCCATCGCCAGGCCGCCATCCcggggcggccgaggccggcaatGGCGTACGCAAGTAGGCCGCCAAAAGCACCGGCAACGACGGTGCTGCAGAAGAAAAAGGACATGCGTTTCTGGTACTCGTGGCGCTTGTAGTACATGGAGGTGACGTAGACGATGCCCGGGAGCACACCGGCCTcaaaggcgccgagcaggacgcgcaacgcgacgagggcggcgtaCGAGTGCACGAATCCCATGCACATATTGATGATGCCCCAGATGAACATAAGGCCCGAAATATAAAGCGAGGGCCGAACCTTTTTAATGATCATGTTGGACGGCACCTCGAGAAGCACGTAGGAGGCATAGTAGGCCTTTTCATGTCAGCGGGCGTCTTCAATGGCTCGTGCAATGAGGCGACTTACAAAGAGAGCGACGTTGAAGCGGGTTCCAACATCGAGGTGAAGTTCCGCGGTGAGGCCCTGAATGGCGGCATTACTGATGTTGATGC contains the following coding sequences:
- a CDS encoding uncharacterized protein (TransMembrane:12 (i43-65o85-102i114-134o140-164i176-196o208-229i277-297o317-334i341-358o370-391i403-424o436-457i)~EggNog:ENOG503NWII~COG:G); amino-acid sequence: MSPEEEKQPTTGASDVSPPKSAGSETSDTPIDPKAESKLVRKLDLIVFPCFFLIYMMAFLDRINISNAAIQGLTAELHLDVGTRFNVALFAYYASYVLLEVPSNMIIKKVRPSLYISGLMFIWGIINMCMGFVHSYAALVALRVLLGAFEAGVLPGIVYVTSMYYKRHEYQKRMSFFFCSTVVAGAFGGLLAYAIAGLGRPGMAAWRWIFIIEGAITSALAIILSFVIIDWPEQTRYLNAEEKELLRRRMAADVGDVCRMDSLNKFAVRRILRDYKIWLAAFVYMGVSVAGLSGTFFLPTILLEFNWKAEEAQIRTIPVYVFAAGMMLIGAWASDRLKHRFGFIFGGACLSTVGYAMLLAQEGKSRDYKFAAVFLVFGGAYMITPMCLAWLQNNLSGHWKRSFGASSQVMIGNLAGIIGAFIFIKEEKPLYKTGYGVAVGMMWFGAICATIMAGLMWRENRKREKGERDERLSLPEEDRLNMGDWHPSFRFTL